The genomic interval tcttcttcttctttcttcttcttcttcttcttcttcttcttcttcttcttcttctttgtattcATCTGTAACATGATCAAGTAATGTGTTTCATTAGACTAATTAGGGTTGTGCATCGATCATCTACGACGATGATTAGGTAAAATATGCATCATTGCATTTTTAAAAACCCtgtacacacacatataatgACCATCTCGCAGAGATAAATTAACCTCACATCATTTAACTAATTAGGAGATGGAAAATACAACCTCACATTCATTTCATTAGATAAATCATACAACATAGATACAAAGTAAATCAGTTAATTCCATTACAACTTCATAATATTCACTATAAAATTGAATTACAATCATTTCATTTAATGGATCATACAACATAGACACAAAGTaaatacaaagaagaagaagaagaagaagaagaagaagaagaagaagaagaaggggaagcACTCGTCACCAAAGAAGCCACAGATGCAACCCTCACAAATGCAAGCAAAGGAGCGAATCCCACCGGCCTGAGCCCGAGAAACCTATGCATGAGATCAAGCTTTGTAGCTCTTTTAATTGATCACACGCATAGATGAGAACTCTAATTAAAGAAACCCCAAATTCTGAATCGGGATTGTTATTATGCATCACTTAGAAACCAcacctatttataagaaaatttatggGGCTAATTTCAAATCTACGCATCATAGACTTTtgatttttcccaaaaattctatacatttttatttgaaCCCACACATCTAATTTAGATAATTATGCCTCAATCTAAATTTTAGATTACTCCATTTAGGTCcttcaatttaaattaaatatgacaatggatatataattattaatacgattcgTGTACGTCTACACAGCCaagcatatatattttaatagataTTTGCATAATATGTAGTTCACATCCCAACATAGATATGTTGATAAAACTCCCTAAATCTTCCCAATtcaaatgtgtgtgtgtgtgtgtgtgtgtgtgttgaaaaggtggataaaccatttGCATTACTAGAAAAGAGCCCGAATACCAAAAATCCACTAGACGTGGATAGAAACAAGGAACATCAAAGCAAAAAACAAACCTCTCCCACCGGTAGGAGATGAGATATGAACAGCTAGCCTAGCTTCAGAAACGGGTCCTCCCCACCAACCTCTGCCAGACTACAGACAAAGATCACCCATAACACGATCCATCCAGGTGAAACACAAGCCTCCATCAAGAAAGAACCAAAGTACCACAGCAAGCGTGGAAAGGTAGACATACGCTACTCCACCCCCAAAGCCCCATCGAATGCAGTTAGGGCCAGACTTCAGCTCAAACTTCCCTTTGTTAACTTTGTTTAACACCCCCATCACTGGGGTGCCTCCATTCCACCCAGATCATATGGCCCAATGTCAATTAGAGATGGAATCCAACCCAGTTCCCAAAACAAAGATGGGACCTCAAAAACCAAACTATAAATAAGCCCAACAACATGTTAGTCCAAAGAAATACCCAGCCCACCAACAACTAAACATGGatcatcaacatcctcatcaaagACGTGCGTAACCTTCAATTCCATAATCCTAATATCATAAACCTTAACAAGAGGCTGATCGCCACCTATCCCCCTTAATGAACTCGTCTAATTTCGACACGTTGCTGCTTCGAGATCCACATGTGCGTCTCATCCCAACGTTATGACCATCGCTTTGAGAATCGAACCCGCTTTCGACCCTCGGTCTGACTAGCGCCATCACCAGCTTCGATCGACACCACCCGATCAAAGTTCTCTTGGAGAAGCACATCTCTATCGCTAACCTTCCATCCACCGGCACAACATCAAACTTCAAACAAACCCCGGAACTGACACCTTAGTAACTGGGAGTGCCACCAATCCAAACCATCTTGTATGCTTCGCCACTGCACTCACCTCGCGTGGGAGCGCTGCTCCACTACGACTTTAACTGGCCCCCATCTCGGGTGACCAAGCATTAATACGGCGTGGCAACTCCGCTCCACCACAGCCTCAACTGGATCCCCATCACAATGTCCAAGCGCTACTCCGGCGTGGGAGCCCTGCTCCACCACAACCTCCCATTGACCCCCATCTTGCTGACCAAGCACCACTTCGGCGTGGGAACCTCACTCCACCATAGCATCAACTGGAATCCCATCTTGGTGACCAAGCTCCACTCCGGCGTGGGCTCTCTGCTTCATCACAGCCATAGCCTCCCCTCCGTTTCGGAAACCGAGCTTCTCTCAGACGTGGGAGTCTTGCTCCACCATAGCCACAACAGGAATAGCCTCCACTGCCCCTTTGTGGAAGCCACACTCCATCACCACAACACCCACCACTGGTGACACATGCTCCAAGGATGAGTcaacatcaccatcatcatcctccaAATGAGGAGGGGAGCCACTAGGGCAGTCCATCGGGATCGAACGTGAGACGGACGTCTCCGCCCATTTTCGCCACTcaaatgtgtgtgtttttttttctcttttattttgcatatatttttggtattttgacaatattgtttacttttttattttattacgtACAATGCTATAATTTTTTCGGAGAAGCTAAATCATCACTACCCCAtgtacattatatatttttttaatccaagaGCAGCACAAATTCCATGTGATCCACCTCAAACAAATTTTCCAAACCAGATGTACAAAGTAAAGTTGAGATTCTTCTTATAACATGAACTTTAGAGTGTGCAAGTTGCCGAAATTTTATACTTATGTAGATGCATGGAACCATAGAATAGAATTTTCCTCCTTCTTAAAAGGATTCCTGGCACTAATTAAGTATCAAAAATCTTATAATGCTTGCTTAATGGAGTTCATCAAATGTTTGTCTTAATTATTCTCTTATACTTTCTCGTGATCATCCAAATTTTATAGCAACTAGTGACGATGAAatccattaataaaaaaagtttaggACCcacaaacaacataaaaaaagaacCAGATTCATTAATTCCAACAAGTAAATCCACTAAAAAAgatagtattcttttcttttaatgtaaGTCATTGAGAAgcgtttttatttttaacataatttatatttttaacaaatcataaatataaataaggcAAGTAAAAATATTCTTACCACATTTTAGAgaatttattattcaatttctttgtTGTACATTATTGTCTTCTACTTTTCCtaatatatgaaatataaatatttccTTTCTCAAATGTAAGTCGGAGAAtcatttttagataaaattgaTGTCATTCTTTGCGAAGGTTATGTCCGATATGCATGCAAGACTCAATAATcttgtataaaatattattatctgGTTTACATGCTAAAAATATCTTAAATGAAAAGAATTTTTGTGATATGTATGCAGTACACCaatatctttttttcttgtttaaaatattattatgtggTTTACATGCTTAAAATAtcttaaattaaaagaatttttgtgaaaaattttattttcacactTATGGAATGGGatatctcaaaaataaaaaaaaattaaggattataattttttttggataaaatctATGCGAGAGTTGACATCTCAACTTCTTGAGAGGGAGAGAGTTCCCATTCTTGTATTACAAAGATAGTGTATTACAATTTGTTAGATTTAtctgtttttaaattgtattgtttgtattggtgatgttttgtaatattttttaattaattcattttaatgACGAGATAATTATGCGAGAATCAAAATAGACATAAATTATTAGGAAAAGAAACATAATCCATTCTTAAATTGGATAGCTACAAGACTCTCGGGCACGGAAATACACTGAAGGAAAATCTAAAGAcaaaaaaggagagagagaacAAAAAAAGGCAAACAAGTTCCGAGCTTTGTGAAGGTGAAAGACCAAAAAAGCCTCTTCACTGCATGGAGTGATCTGTAACTCAATACCAAGTTCTTAGACAAAGAAGTTAAGCCTTTTGTGTATCCTTTGCAATTACAACATCATTTGAGTCAATGATATCCATTCCCTTCCCATTCCCTTCAATGCTCTTGATAGCTATTGGGAACTCCAAAGCTGCCGTTTCAGTCATCTCTTTGTTCTCTTTAAACTTGCCCCACAGCACTGAGTAAAGTCCAGCAACAATCAAGATAGCGCCAATAACACTGTATTATTCCAAACACTTAGTTAAATCAGAGCATGTTttcaaaaagaatatatatataaagcaagaGAGAGATAAAGGTTTCTGTTTGCATGTACCCTCCCAAATAGATCTTTTctgcaagaataaaagaacccATAATGGCCACTATGATCATCATCAGTGGACTGAATGCTGAGGCAAACACTGGCCCCTTTTCCTGTATAACTAGTCCTTGCACATAGTAGGCAACACTGGATGTCACAATTCCCTGTGTGTATATTTATATCCTTTAGtgatatatattcattattaagaaagatatatatatatatatatagagagagagagagagagagaactaaCAGCATATGCAGCAGCAAGGAGGTTCATGTCCCACCCAATACTCCAAACAGAGGCCTTATGTTCCATGACAAAGGTGACAACAATTGCTTGAAGAGTACCAACAAAGCAAATGAGTGATGTGAGAGATATGGGAGCACTGGCGTATTTCTTCAGTGCTTCAGTCTGTTTATAAACAATACATGCATCAATACAAACTACTTAATAATTAAGTTCTCAtgatcaaatattatatatatatatacctgaagAATGAAGAGAGCAGCCCAAGCAAGAGTAGCTATGATGACAAAGATGGAGCCCTTTAACCAATCTTTATTATTCGATTCATCGGTTTGCACTTCATGAGTGTGCTTGTGCTTAGTCCAAACCATCTCTATAATAGGCCCTTTGTAGAGTGTCATCAACATTGCACCAACCACTGTCACTAGAGTGCCGACTAGCTTTACTTGGCATATCACCCTCTTTAAATCTAGTTTCTCCATCCTAACattcaaagcatatataaatatattgatcGCCACTTTCAGACCATTGATTTTTTCTGCAAATTGGATTCTGTTTTTTACCTGAAAATCACAGCCATGACAAATGTCATCGCTGGCAACATGTTGCTAATCGCACATGCAAACGACGGCGAGGTATACTTCAGACCAGCGTAGTAGAAGTTTTGATCAATAACCGGACTGTAGCAATTCACACATTCAATGTcatgtgcatgtatatatatatatatatatatattggaaactAAGGCTTATTTAGTTTACTAACCCAAGAAGTGCGAGGACAAATATTTGCAAGAAGATTTTGAATGTCATTTTAGGGCGACCTTTCCTGTTGAAGCAAGAAGAAGgtggtttttatatatttttttcttctctcctgTGGGTGTGTGTTTTATTTTACGTTTAGATTGTTACCTttcaagaaagagagcaaatgGAGCAATGGATAGAGTAGCAAATGCATGGCGATAGACGACGAGGACGTAATGGCTCATGCCATGGTTAAGTGAAACTTTAGTGATGATGTTCATGCCTGCATATCCAAATTGGAGGGAGACCATGGCAATGTAAGGCTTGCACTTGTGAAAGAGATTGGCACAGTGCCCTTGAATCTCCATTGTGTAGAGCTTGAGAGTAAGCTTTTGAGGAGATGCAAGAGTAAGAAGTGGATAACTTGATGAATGGGTTTTGGTGTTCTCCTCACGTTTGCATTGTTGCTTCCTCACTGCTATTTATAAAGATTTCAGGGTGTGATCAGAGAGATATAGCTAGCCTTATCTACATGAGCTAATGAGGGGGCATTTTGGGTACTTTGTATGCCAAGGCTTGTGAGATCCACGGGGGATTGGCTTTCGGGTGAACTATGTCTGCCTTGtcaatgttttttatttctctagGAACATCAATAAATcattgtgtgtgtatgtatgtctCAGAATTTCAAGTacttattgaaaaagaaattgatatACCATACTATTCAGCCCagaatgattttattttttatgttcttgATATAATTATTTCTCCAGCAACATGAATAATTCACTGTGTTTATGTGTTAGAATTTCAAGTActaattggaaaagaaaatgttaTATCATACTATTTAGTGcagaatgatttattttttatgttattgatataattatttttttaaaaacttaaataattcattgtatgtgtatgtgttaGAATCTCAATTACTAATTGGAAAGAAAATGTTGTACCATACTATTCAGCattgaatgatttattttttatgttgttaatataaatttattttattttaattttttcttatttgattgAGAAGTCAGTTGTTTATAGTCTAATCCGGTGAGAAGAAAATATGACCGTTATGGTAATCTCTTCTAATACACTTTATCATTTAGACCAacacatgatttttaaatataaatctttaaataataattatttgtgaatttttttttggtgaaaacCGCATGACATCTAATTAGTATATTAACTTAATATTTTCTGTAGTCATATTAAGAATTTTACCTTGTAGCTCTTCACCTTAAAACTGTTTTGCGCAATTCAGAGCATGGCCCCACGCAAGGGCCAGTGGGAATTATCCACGTGTCACTGGAGCACTTTGGAGCCTGAGTGGCGCACCAAAAgattggggaaaaagatggtgTTTGGTGATGTCATCAAGGACAATGAAGTAATTAAGTGGCTCGCACTAGTGGACCCATTCCATAGCCGGAGGGATGCGGCAATGCTCCGGCGATATGTCACTGTTGTCTCACCACCACCAGAAATTTCTTCTTTATCggttcctttttcttctcaaacttttatataaagattcgatggttttttttttaattaaacaaaatgtATGGATCCTTTCATtcgaaaagaataaaattagaagaataATTTATGACAAAATCcctttttcattttggtttcagtatatatatatttaattatccaaactcaatgttttttaatttgataaaatatgacAAAACATTTACAGCAATGGATTTGTGACCAATAAAATTTATGCACTCTCATTTGATCTGTACAGGAATTGAGTTACAAGCTCTCATCCATAATGAAGAATATTTTGCATCATTGCATATAGTGCATTTTGAACTCTCATAATGAGAGTTCTACAAATTACACTTTACACTTTTTATAATTGTTCAATTTTACtggaaacaaattttttttgttttttaaataaaaagccAACAAAACGAATTAAGATGAAACAACTCTgaattaaaaaagtttaaaatgcCAAATGAGGTTGCCTTGTTTAGCAAGCAAATGAGCAATGTAATTCTGCGCCAATATTTGCAAATGAATGTAAAAAAGAGAGTGAATAGTCAAttattggatagcccaatggtatcacatcaaagtgtaagggggaggtcatgagttcaaatctctcccccaacagtactgttcCCCCGTACTattcatacactgttcacccgggatttctataatattctcatactgtacatacgggttccagtactgtttagtactgtttatattcataaaaaaaaaagtgaatagaACTAGAACAGTGGAAGATGGTGTTCATGACATCCTCCCCACGGGTGATGCTTTGAGCAGGAGatctttcttgtctttttttattttatttttttatctattgctttattccatttttttataatttttttaggtaatattttttatgtttttttaacgaAATACGATAAAAATGTGTTAGAGACATGCGCAAAGAAAGACAAGCTCACGAAGAAATTATGTCCTTGccttatataattttaagggtttatttcaaattcttattaaaataaacaccTTATGTAAAAGACTAAATACTAATATGTAAAAAGGCTATTGGTGTTTACCACTTTAatctaaaattcaaatttaaaacaaaattaaaaaaataaaacatgggataAAACCAATattatcaaacaaaaacaaataatacatAAGATCCTTGCGAACATTAGACACTTGAAAGTAGGTTGTGACGTTTGTCCATCATGTCAGGATCTTTTCATAGAGAATCCACTTTTATGAGTTTTGATGGCTTCGTGCTAGAGTGTTAACGGGGCGGGGATTCATCGGGGAATACATTTCCTGGCCCTAGCCCCGATTTCTAATCCCATCTCCGATTCCAACCCCAAACCTGAATACaggaatttttttccccatccCCGTTCCCGTGGGGATTTTTCGGGTTTGGGGATTCGTCGACCCTgattaataaattcaaatattattattatttaatataaaatttatattatatcataAATTTACCATAACTCAATGAAAATTTAACAACTCTACTTGgcacacacacaaaagaaaaaaaaacaccctATAAAGAAAAAGCAGAATCATTTTAAACAAGTCaaataatagaaagaaaaaaaaggtataatactcgaattggtccctctactttttctctcttcccttttggtccctctactcagaaatgctcacactaatccctctactcttgaaaatgacctaATTTGgtccctctacccttaatctcttcccatttagtccctctactcttgaaaaatacagccaataattggcctattttggagtagaagggactaagtagaaccattttcaagagtagagggactacttgggagcatttctgggtagagggaccaaaagagaagagagagaaaagtagagggaccaattcatgtattatacaaaaaaaaaaacattcaatagtTCAAAGGaatcaataaaaacacaaaaatcaacTGGAAATTAATGCAAATCTCTTCAATGAACATTCATCagcaaatcaaaatctaataaaatcatGACTTCTTATCCAAAACAGGATAAGCTTTCATCTGATATATCATTGTAAACATGGCATTCAACAACctgtaattaaattatgtaatcAAAAAGCAATAATCAATCAAACAGTTTTATGCTAAATCAATATCACTTATAAAATACATTTGTGGCTTTTCCCACCCAATCAAAACCACCAGACTGAAAAGTTCAACTAAATCTAAGCAAAAGTTCAACCAAAGAAcagtaataaaaaagaaaacttttcaAGAGCTTGA from Dioscorea cayenensis subsp. rotundata cultivar TDr96_F1 chromosome 7, TDr96_F1_v2_PseudoChromosome.rev07_lg8_w22 25.fasta, whole genome shotgun sequence carries:
- the LOC120265612 gene encoding WAT1-related protein At5g07050-like codes for the protein MEIQGHCANLFHKCKPYIAMVSLQFGYAGMNIITKVSLNHGMSHYVLVVYRHAFATLSIAPFALFLERKGRPKMTFKIFLQIFVLALLGPVIDQNFYYAGLKYTSPSFACAISNMLPAMTFVMAVIFRMEKLDLKRVICQVKLVGTLVTVVGAMLMTLYKGPIIEMVWTKHKHTHEVQTDESNNKDWLKGSIFVIIATLAWAALFILQTEALKKYASAPISLTSLICFVGTLQAIVVTFVMEHKASVWSIGWDMNLLAAAYAGIVTSSVAYYVQGLVIQEKGPVFASAFSPLMMIIVAIMGSFILAEKIYLGGVIGAILIVAGLYSVLWGKFKENKEMTETAALEFPIAIKSIEGNGKGMDIIDSNDVVIAKDTQKA